The Simkaniaceae bacterium genome contains a region encoding:
- a CDS encoding FAD-dependent oxidoreductase: MAASSFIRSVEPLLVQGVEAIGTFISRDFCAIGSGPAGVASAIESSRLGKRAIVIDRFESFGGASLHSGTIPSKTLWSLAQRTTEIPNFALLREGLIKVIKDQKNATMEDLIRNHVCYLNGLAEFVDPHTVAVFSETGSKIATVVADHFIIATGSMPRQPEGLAHFSSRIVNSTELLMMDEIPNQFIVMGGGVIGSEYATILHRLGSRVTIVDSNERMLKFLDPAISEKLRQILMESGRFSYIPNVKDPIMHLEDDVVRLSFDDRTIEGDYLLHALGRVANVKMLNLDAIGVELTHRGHIAVNELFQTSVPHIYAGGDVKGSPGLASTAWREGGIIAHLAHGRRTEMFPEIFPTGIYTIPEIGCCGKTEMELKEKNIEYAVGVAEFKSTSRGIIENEDGMVKMLFDPDSGTVYGAHMIGKGAAGMIHYPNAVMRYGGKISDFYTSVSNYPTIEGELLRNAALNGVHDTRH, from the coding sequence ATGGCTGCATCATCATTCATTCGTTCTGTAGAACCTTTACTTGTTCAAGGTGTTGAGGCCATAGGAACATTCATTTCTAGAGATTTTTGCGCTATTGGATCAGGACCTGCCGGAGTTGCGTCAGCGATTGAATCGAGTCGACTTGGAAAACGGGCGATTGTGATTGACCGATTTGAGAGTTTTGGTGGTGCATCTCTACATTCGGGAACGATTCCATCCAAAACATTGTGGAGTCTTGCCCAGCGCACAACGGAAATTCCCAATTTTGCTCTCCTTAGAGAAGGTCTTATAAAAGTCATCAAAGATCAAAAGAATGCTACAATGGAAGATTTGATAAGAAATCATGTATGTTATTTAAATGGGTTAGCTGAATTTGTCGATCCTCACACAGTGGCTGTTTTTAGTGAAACCGGCAGTAAAATAGCGACAGTCGTAGCTGATCATTTCATTATAGCAACGGGTTCTATGCCAAGACAGCCTGAAGGACTTGCTCATTTTTCAAGCCGTATTGTTAATTCGACAGAACTTCTAATGATGGATGAGATTCCAAATCAATTCATTGTTATGGGTGGAGGGGTAATCGGGTCTGAATATGCAACTATTCTACATCGATTGGGATCACGTGTTACAATCGTTGATTCCAATGAGAGAATGCTTAAATTTCTTGATCCTGCAATCAGTGAAAAACTCCGGCAAATTTTGATGGAATCGGGGAGGTTTTCTTATATCCCCAACGTTAAAGATCCGATCATGCATCTTGAAGACGATGTAGTAAGGCTGTCTTTTGATGATAGAACGATTGAAGGAGACTATTTACTTCATGCATTGGGAAGAGTTGCCAATGTTAAAATGCTGAATCTCGATGCAATTGGTGTTGAACTCACTCATCGGGGACATATTGCCGTTAATGAACTATTTCAAACTTCTGTTCCACATATTTATGCCGGTGGGGATGTTAAAGGATCTCCCGGTCTTGCTTCAACAGCATGGAGAGAGGGGGGGATTATAGCTCACTTAGCTCATGGGAGGCGGACGGAAATGTTCCCTGAGATATTTCCAACAGGGATTTATACAATTCCGGAGATCGGATGTTGCGGAAAAACCGAAATGGAATTGAAGGAAAAGAATATTGAGTATGCCGTTGGCGTTGCCGAATTTAAATCAACCTCTAGAGGTATTATTGAAAATGAAGATGGTATGGTGAAAATGCTATTTGATCCGGATTCAGGAACGGTTTATGGCGCTCATATGATTGGAAAAGGAGCAGCCGGAATGATCCATTATCCAAATGCCGTCATGCGTTATGGCGGGAAGATATCTGATTTTTACACATCGGTTTCGAATTATCCAACCATTGAAGGAGAGTTGCTTCGCAATGCTGCATTGAACGGAGTCCACGACACACGGCATTAA
- a CDS encoding MFS transporter, with product MPKSEKSPNSFYLVPILGCIILMYAMRFINAILSPIFMDDFHMNAAMLGFMSASFLFFAGIFQIPLSLLVSKIQPRLYLIILGLVGSLGALIFSSANTGFGLTLGRAMMGVSFTLAIALGNYIMIGIRSMKRHLTFAPIFSKHSMLLSIGLGAFVASFPAQMLVKYGGWRSLIFAMMVILIVLVILASVWISDTLQAPKIKVTDQHQRDRMYALFQMPLFKKAGFPVVIACGSFLSLQGLWLGPWLTNALGQSPMHLGYVLALSAGGIMVGQLTFRIWLYCARRCHISVFGLGVGLYGFFILILGLILIPVVAKSNGIWFFLGFSLHVNARIVIESLNELPSIEVKYLSTLLQTCAFLVGFAIEVVIGLIISCWTRSDIGQYPIIAYQSAFAAIAFINLGALLWLIFYQKNLIIEYPLAKNNIRA from the coding sequence ATGCCAAAGTCTGAAAAGTCCCCAAATTCTTTTTACCTCGTTCCTATTTTAGGATGCATTATATTAATGTATGCGATGCGGTTCATCAATGCCATTTTGTCCCCTATTTTCATGGATGATTTTCATATGAATGCAGCAATGCTGGGGTTTATGTCGGCCTCCTTTTTGTTTTTTGCAGGTATTTTTCAAATTCCGTTGAGTCTTTTGGTCTCTAAAATTCAACCGCGGCTTTATCTCATTATCTTAGGTCTAGTCGGGAGTTTAGGGGCTCTTATTTTTTCTTCTGCCAATACGGGGTTTGGATTGACCCTTGGAAGGGCGATGATGGGAGTTAGTTTTACTTTAGCCATCGCTCTAGGAAATTATATCATGATAGGGATAAGGTCAATGAAACGGCATTTGACTTTTGCTCCGATCTTTTCAAAGCATAGCATGCTTCTAAGTATTGGATTAGGCGCCTTTGTTGCAAGTTTTCCTGCGCAAATGCTCGTCAAATATGGGGGGTGGCGCTCACTCATATTTGCCATGATGGTTATTTTGATTGTTTTAGTCATACTAGCTTCCGTTTGGATATCTGACACATTGCAAGCTCCAAAGATAAAAGTGACTGATCAACACCAACGGGATCGCATGTATGCACTGTTTCAAATGCCCTTATTTAAAAAAGCGGGGTTCCCTGTTGTCATTGCTTGTGGCTCTTTTCTTTCATTGCAAGGATTATGGCTCGGGCCGTGGTTGACAAACGCTCTTGGTCAATCTCCCATGCATTTGGGGTATGTCTTAGCGCTATCGGCAGGTGGAATCATGGTTGGTCAACTCACATTTCGCATCTGGCTTTATTGTGCACGGCGCTGTCATATCTCCGTTTTTGGTTTAGGGGTGGGATTATACGGTTTTTTTATTCTCATTTTGGGATTAATTCTAATTCCCGTTGTTGCCAAATCCAATGGGATTTGGTTCTTTTTAGGGTTTAGTCTTCATGTTAATGCAAGAATCGTCATTGAAAGTTTGAATGAGCTTCCCTCTATTGAAGTTAAATATCTGTCGACGCTTTTGCAAACATGTGCCTTTTTAGTGGGATTTGCAATAGAGGTTGTCATAGGTCTAATTATTTCTTGTTGGACTCGTAGCGATATAGGGCAGTATCCCATCATTGCCTATCAAAGCGCATTTGCAGCGATTGCATTCATTAATCTCGGAGCATTGCTATGGTTAATTTTTTATCAAAAAAACCTTATCATTGAGTATCCATTAGCTAAGAATAACATTCGGGCATAA
- a CDS encoding DoxX family protein: MKYILLIGRILFSSVFIIKGIDHFTPAAITYASSMNVPIPGFLVPLAGVIAVLGGLSILLGFKARIGAWLIIIFLIPTTFMMHQYWSFKDLYHAMMNQYCFIKNLSLMGAALMIAYFGSGPFSLSHNSHRS, from the coding sequence ATGAAATATATTTTGCTGATAGGAAGAATCTTATTTTCTTCAGTTTTTATTATTAAAGGAATTGATCATTTCACTCCTGCTGCAATAACATATGCGAGCAGCATGAATGTTCCGATTCCCGGATTCTTAGTCCCGCTTGCCGGAGTGATTGCAGTCCTTGGAGGGCTCAGTATTCTTTTAGGATTCAAAGCAAGAATTGGAGCTTGGCTTATTATTATTTTCCTTATTCCAACAACGTTTATGATGCATCAGTATTGGTCATTCAAAGACTTATATCACGCAATGATGAATCAATACTGTTTTATAAAAAATCTCTCCTTAATGGGAGCTGCTCTCATGATCGCTTATTTTGGTTCAGGCCCCTTCAGTCTATCTCATAATTCACACCGCTCATAA
- a CDS encoding SET domain-containing protein: protein MKFNLPRQIMSDEIAQIALREIKEQELIVKTMTKSQLKELNEIINEIKTYGFPKRFVIRKLAKELGHGVFLHPQSKPIERGEMISPYSGQVSICPQNRDDNTAYAFEPIGEMHLTKEEQKRIDPKMKFHPNRFYAIKLDAKKKGNFTRFINHSEKPNVIAHLMKVPKKNDFGFEFSPVEVVYFAKKRINPGEQLLVNYENEENSYWSSLNIKPFPMTPKTYQIKAS, encoded by the coding sequence ATGAAATTTAATCTTCCTCGCCAAATCATGTCTGATGAAATTGCACAAATTGCATTGAGAGAGATTAAAGAGCAGGAATTAATCGTCAAAACAATGACGAAATCTCAGCTTAAAGAACTCAATGAAATTATAAATGAAATTAAAACATATGGCTTTCCAAAACGGTTTGTTATTCGAAAGCTCGCAAAGGAGCTTGGACATGGCGTTTTTTTGCACCCTCAATCAAAACCAATTGAACGTGGGGAAATGATCAGCCCTTATTCGGGTCAGGTCTCAATTTGCCCGCAAAATCGCGATGATAATACGGCCTATGCCTTTGAGCCCATCGGGGAAATGCATTTAACAAAAGAAGAACAAAAGAGAATCGATCCTAAAATGAAGTTCCATCCTAATCGTTTTTATGCCATTAAACTCGATGCAAAGAAAAAGGGAAACTTTACCCGATTCATTAATCACTCTGAAAAGCCCAACGTGATTGCCCATCTTATGAAAGTTCCAAAGAAAAATGATTTTGGTTTTGAATTCTCACCCGTTGAGGTCGTTTATTTTGCAAAAAAGAGAATTAATCCGGGTGAACAACTCCTCGTTAACTATGAAAATGAAGAGAATAGCTATTGGAGTTCACTCAATATCAAGCCGTTCCCTATGACACCTAAAACATATCAGATCAAAGCTTCTTGA
- a CDS encoding aldo/keto reductase yields MYHNQSAIGKALKGYPRSELFLTSKISMRGRDTFHVDDLSTEIEQILNELQTHYLDLLLLHEPHRELPMRDILLKLIEAKERGWVRVIGVSNCTIHHLNDALQWGIDAIEVNQVEFHPYLNQKELHRFCKANGIHLTAYRPLGKGEMVHESIFKKIGEKYNKSGAQVILRWLIQKNISAIPKAVSEAHLRENWNVFDFTLQPADMVLLEGLNRNQRYCTSEYFDFDY; encoded by the coding sequence ATTTACCACAATCAGTCTGCGATTGGAAAGGCTCTGAAAGGATACCCGCGCAGCGAGCTTTTTTTGACATCAAAAATTTCAATGCGAGGAAGAGACACGTTTCATGTTGATGATTTGTCAACGGAAATTGAACAGATTCTAAATGAATTACAAACGCACTATCTCGATTTGCTTTTGTTGCACGAGCCTCATCGAGAATTACCAATGCGCGATATTTTACTTAAGTTGATAGAAGCTAAAGAGAGGGGATGGGTTAGAGTTATCGGGGTGAGCAACTGCACGATTCATCACTTAAATGATGCACTTCAATGGGGGATTGATGCCATTGAAGTGAACCAAGTCGAATTTCATCCTTACTTAAATCAAAAGGAATTACATCGGTTTTGTAAAGCAAATGGGATCCATCTCACGGCATATCGTCCTTTGGGAAAGGGAGAAATGGTACATGAGTCAATTTTTAAAAAGATAGGCGAAAAATACAATAAAAGTGGAGCCCAAGTGATTTTAAGATGGTTGATTCAGAAAAATATCTCTGCCATTCCAAAAGCTGTGAGTGAAGCGCATTTAAGGGAAAATTGGAACGTATTTGATTTTACTCTGCAGCCGGCTGATATGGTGCTCCTTGAAGGGCTGAACCGCAATCAACGCTATTGTACCTCCGAGTATTTTGATTTTGATTATTAA
- a CDS encoding glycosyltransferase family 25 protein — protein MKKGLHRFDAILYINLAHRQDRKKRVLSNLQKANVNMKRVIRIDACPDALNGHRGCALSHIKALQFAITKKYQNALILEDDFVFHSSSSEIEHYVETFFDHFKSNWDVFLLSSNVIEYEATSHSNIKRVLCAQTAHSYAVNQHYFPILLKNFEFALSLMKDDIFFFQTGDNTRAIDQIWKLLQPHGKWYIGEKTIGKQGASFSDIEIDHIKRFMPECYS, from the coding sequence ATGAAAAAAGGACTTCATCGTTTCGATGCTATTCTCTATATCAATCTAGCCCACCGTCAAGACAGAAAAAAAAGAGTGCTGTCAAACTTGCAAAAAGCCAATGTCAATATGAAAAGAGTCATTCGAATTGATGCGTGTCCCGATGCCTTGAACGGACACCGTGGGTGCGCTTTAAGTCATATCAAAGCATTGCAATTTGCCATCACTAAAAAATATCAAAATGCCTTAATTTTAGAAGATGACTTTGTCTTTCACAGTTCTTCTTCAGAAATTGAGCACTATGTTGAGACTTTCTTTGATCACTTCAAATCCAACTGGGATGTTTTTTTACTTTCCTCGAATGTTATCGAATATGAAGCAACATCCCATTCTAATATTAAACGCGTTTTGTGCGCTCAAACAGCGCATAGCTATGCCGTCAATCAGCATTATTTCCCTATTCTTCTAAAAAATTTCGAATTTGCTCTCTCTTTGATGAAAGATGACATTTTTTTCTTTCAAACAGGTGATAATACTCGTGCCATTGACCAAATATGGAAACTTTTACAACCCCATGGAAAATGGTATATTGGAGAAAAAACGATCGGAAAACAGGGGGCTTCTTTTAGTGATATCGAAATTGATCATATCAAACGCTTTATGCCCGAATGTTATTCTTAG